In one window of Cydia pomonella isolate Wapato2018A chromosome 16, ilCydPomo1, whole genome shotgun sequence DNA:
- the LOC133526401 gene encoding uncharacterized protein LOC133526401, which produces MCRFGLEYCDLPTMLSNVATLLRVMALNFDGKGTPIAFVVLMIIGTITYFYVYVFSVVWYVFWRETDDIVVLMVMCSLSISCIMCMVKFFSLHLNRNYAKKAFLSYLAFDKRIDRESRMYQNLLKNLRIVKRRIIFVWVMLVSNGLMYVLMPSLLPGKHLIQDLQVIYGLEPMFESPNYEISYVLVSTSVILLVYADTTANCLLFVVTGYIEAQMTALSHELLYLWADAQALTFEDVHNEKKLRNQYIKQQLVFIIQAHAANLSLLQITKCIFSNTIAFEFGLLVISLIFGLLGGLENAYCMIPFDLIQASMHCFTGQRLIDANLTFKEAVYSCKWENFDVQNMKIVLVILQNSQTMVLSAGGMAELRYTSLMAVFKAIYSAYAALHSTMHVHRPGH; this is translated from the exons ATGTGTAGGTTTGGTCTGGAGTACTGTGACTTGCCGACGATGTTGTCAAACGTTGCGACTCTACTGAGGGTTATGGCGTTGAACTTCGATGgaaaag GAACTCCAATAGCATTCGTCGTTCTGATGATAATCGGTACGATCACGTACTTCTACGTGTACGTGTTCTCCGTAGTGTGGTACGTGTTCTGGCGCGAGACCGACGACATCGTAGTGCTCATGGTCATGTGCTCATTGAGCATTTCCTGCATCATGTGTATGGTTAAGTTCTTTTCTCTGCATTTGAACAG AAATTACGCAAAGAAGGCATTTTTATCATACCTAGCATTCGACAAGCGCATAGACCGAGAGAGCCGAATGTACCAGAATCTTCTCAAGAACCTGCGGATTGTGAAGCGCCGAATCATCTTTGTCTGGGTCATGCTGGTCAGCAACGGCCTAATGTATGTGTTAATGCCAAGCCTGCTACCTGGAAAGCATTTAATTCAAGACTTGCAAGTTATTTACG GGCTAGAACCAATGTTCGAATCGCCAAACTACGAGATATCTTACGTTCTAGTGAGCACGTCAGTGATACTACTGGTGTACGCGGATACGACCGCCAACTGCCTTCTCTTCGTCGTCACAGGCTACATAGAAGCACAAATGACAGCCCTGAGCCATGAGTTACTCTATCTCTGGGCCGACGCCCAAGCATTGACCTTCGAAGACGTTCACAATGAAAAGAAACTAAGAAACCAATATATTAAACAACAGCTAGTATTCATCATTCAAGCACACGCTGCCAACTTATCACTGTTACAAATAACTAAATGCATTTTTAGCAACACCATCGCCTTTGAATTTGGTCTACTGGTGATATCTCTTATATTTGGATTGCTAGGTGGATTAGAGAACGCCTATTGTATGATACCCTTCGATTTAATCCAGGCCTCTATGCATTGCTTCACAGGGCAGCGCCTCATCGAtgcgaatttgacatttaaGGAAGCGGTGTATTCTTGTAAGTGGGAGAATTTTGATGTACAGAACATGAAAATTGTGTTGGTTATTCTACAGAATTCGCAGACCATGGTGCTTTCGGCGGGGGGCATGGCGGAGCTCCGATATACTAGTCTTATGGCAGTGTTTAAGGCTATATATTCAGCATACGCGGCGCTGCACTCCACAATGCACGTTCATAGACCAGGCCATTAA